Proteins encoded by one window of Haematobia irritans isolate KBUSLIRL chromosome 2, ASM5000362v1, whole genome shotgun sequence:
- the LOC142226419 gene encoding PI-PLC X domain-containing protein 1-like isoform X2 — protein MSPNSHSHNVLKIFALIFIFQLMLTMSTEAATVVRGDNNDFWDLGSSRPDDNPSKLRLWLTISAQKRFLEISWINAPALEDDRIMLTSGEPRSFEKLKYIPTEKTPMAQFSNEEEDRSLAAKDEEEEGSGSLNFGTSTTAKPLSASLYNAEDIHYWISNNGTNKIVAALKPTANSLWFTTGVPFDYNLSKAVTIHTSCYGYWATYVSGDGTILASTCLRAFPRWMNEMKSIVGPLRFRDLFLPGSHDSGSYRLNFNPLNHENLVTKYSLCQDDDIRGQLMHGIRYLDIRVGYHRNTPEMFFINHGITRQRPLVEIIDQVKEFVEATNEIIIFGLKEFPVGFGKNLTVHHKLAHFLKEHFGELVVHPSATWRATLNDIWSRRQNVILGYDKLEVVQQYPHLLFGSVEQRWGNVQKWSDLEAFLRANSDNDVSRLSSRPVAHMAELTPKAWDVIVNKYGGLRKMADRINWRVSQLYANDLATNANIVAVDFYRGTTIVETALDWNRRKIVY, from the exons ATGTCCCCTAATTCCCACAGCCAcaatgtgctcaaaattttcgcACTGATCTTCATTTTTCAACTCATGTTAACAATGTCAACGGAGGCAGCAACTGTTGTGAGAGGTGACAACAATGATTTTTGGGACTTGGGTTCATCGCGGCCAGATGATAATCCCTCAAAATTGCGACTTTGGTTAACTATAAGTGCACAGAAACGTTTTCTGGAAATATCTTGGATTAATGCTCCAGCTCTAGAAGATGATAGGATTATGCTAACTTCAGGAGAACCCCGTAGCTTCGAAAAGTTAAAATATATTCCAACGGAAAAAACTCCAATGGCCCAGTTCAGTAATGAAGAAGAGGACAGATCATTGGCTGCGAAAGATGAGGAAGAGGAAGGCAGTGGCTCATTGAATTTTGGGACCTCCACTACAGCAAAACCCTTGTCGGCGTCATTATACAATGCCGAAGATATTCACTATTGGATATCTAATaatggtacaaataaaattgttgctgCTCTCAAGCCCACAGCAAATTCGTTATGGTTTACCACTGGTGTCCCTTTTGATTATAATCTTTCCAAAGCTGTAACAATACATACCTCCTGTTATGGTTATTGGGCTACCTATGTTAGTGGTGATGGTACGATTTTAGCTTCAACCTGTTTACGTGCCTTTCCTCGTTggatgaatgaaatgaaatctaTTGTGGGGCCTTTACGGTTTCGTGATCTATTTCTACCCGGTTCTCATGATTCAGGCTCTTATCGCCTAAATTTCAATCCCTTAAATCATGAAAATTTGGTTACGAAGTATTCTCTGTGTCAGGATGATGATATCCGTGGCCAATTGATGCATGGCATAAGATATTTGGATATACGTGTTGGTTATCATCGCAATACACCTGAGATGTTTTTCATTAACCATGGCATAACTCGACAAAGACCTCTTGTggaaataatcgaccaagtcaAGGAGTTTGTGGAAGCAACAAATGAAATTATCATATTTGGTCTAAAGGAGTTTCCAGTGG gttttggaaaaaatttaactgttcaTCATAAATTGGCACATTTTCTTAAGGAACACTTTGGCGAGTTAGTTGTCCATCCATCAGCAACATGGCGCGCTACTTTAAATGACATTTGGTCTCGTCGCCAAAATGTTATATTGGGATATGATAAATTGGAAGTAGTACAACAATATCCACATCTCCTATTTGGCTCTGTAGAGCAAAGATGGGGTAATGTTCAAAAATGGTCCGATTTGGAAGCATTTTTAAGAGCAAATAGTGACAATGATGTTTC ACGACTTTCAAGCCGGCCGGTTGCTCATATGGCAGAGCTTACGCCTAAAGCCTGGGATGTTATAGTTAATAAATATGGAGGACTACGTAAAATGGCCGATCGCATCAATTGGCGTGTATCGCAATTGTATGCCAATGATTTGGCAACAAATGCAAACATTGTTGCAGTCGATTTTTATCGTGGCACCACTATCGTTGAGACCGCCTTGGATTGgaatagaagaaaaattgtatattaa
- the LOC142226419 gene encoding PI-PLC X domain-containing protein 1-like isoform X1: MNRCSRAVYTPADKENLPNLIILPDIKKERTNAGKHFNTGNITEISTKKSKTHLKMSPNSHSHNVLKIFALIFIFQLMLTMSTEAATVVRGDNNDFWDLGSSRPDDNPSKLRLWLTISAQKRFLEISWINAPALEDDRIMLTSGEPRSFEKLKYIPTEKTPMAQFSNEEEDRSLAAKDEEEEGSGSLNFGTSTTAKPLSASLYNAEDIHYWISNNGTNKIVAALKPTANSLWFTTGVPFDYNLSKAVTIHTSCYGYWATYVSGDGTILASTCLRAFPRWMNEMKSIVGPLRFRDLFLPGSHDSGSYRLNFNPLNHENLVTKYSLCQDDDIRGQLMHGIRYLDIRVGYHRNTPEMFFINHGITRQRPLVEIIDQVKEFVEATNEIIIFGLKEFPVGFGKNLTVHHKLAHFLKEHFGELVVHPSATWRATLNDIWSRRQNVILGYDKLEVVQQYPHLLFGSVEQRWGNVQKWSDLEAFLRANSDNDVSRLSSRPVAHMAELTPKAWDVIVNKYGGLRKMADRINWRVSQLYANDLATNANIVAVDFYRGTTIVETALDWNRRKIVY, from the exons ATGAATAGATGT tcAAGAGCGGTATATACGCCGGCGGACAAGGAAAATTTACCTAACTTAATTATACTGCCAGACATAAAGAAAGAACGAACGAACGCAGGAAAGCACTTCAATACAGGGAATATAACAGAAATATCTACAAAGAAATCGAAGACACATTTGAAAATGTCCCCTAATTCCCACAGCCAcaatgtgctcaaaattttcgcACTGATCTTCATTTTTCAACTCATGTTAACAATGTCAACGGAGGCAGCAACTGTTGTGAGAGGTGACAACAATGATTTTTGGGACTTGGGTTCATCGCGGCCAGATGATAATCCCTCAAAATTGCGACTTTGGTTAACTATAAGTGCACAGAAACGTTTTCTGGAAATATCTTGGATTAATGCTCCAGCTCTAGAAGATGATAGGATTATGCTAACTTCAGGAGAACCCCGTAGCTTCGAAAAGTTAAAATATATTCCAACGGAAAAAACTCCAATGGCCCAGTTCAGTAATGAAGAAGAGGACAGATCATTGGCTGCGAAAGATGAGGAAGAGGAAGGCAGTGGCTCATTGAATTTTGGGACCTCCACTACAGCAAAACCCTTGTCGGCGTCATTATACAATGCCGAAGATATTCACTATTGGATATCTAATaatggtacaaataaaattgttgctgCTCTCAAGCCCACAGCAAATTCGTTATGGTTTACCACTGGTGTCCCTTTTGATTATAATCTTTCCAAAGCTGTAACAATACATACCTCCTGTTATGGTTATTGGGCTACCTATGTTAGTGGTGATGGTACGATTTTAGCTTCAACCTGTTTACGTGCCTTTCCTCGTTggatgaatgaaatgaaatctaTTGTGGGGCCTTTACGGTTTCGTGATCTATTTCTACCCGGTTCTCATGATTCAGGCTCTTATCGCCTAAATTTCAATCCCTTAAATCATGAAAATTTGGTTACGAAGTATTCTCTGTGTCAGGATGATGATATCCGTGGCCAATTGATGCATGGCATAAGATATTTGGATATACGTGTTGGTTATCATCGCAATACACCTGAGATGTTTTTCATTAACCATGGCATAACTCGACAAAGACCTCTTGTggaaataatcgaccaagtcaAGGAGTTTGTGGAAGCAACAAATGAAATTATCATATTTGGTCTAAAGGAGTTTCCAGTGG gttttggaaaaaatttaactgttcaTCATAAATTGGCACATTTTCTTAAGGAACACTTTGGCGAGTTAGTTGTCCATCCATCAGCAACATGGCGCGCTACTTTAAATGACATTTGGTCTCGTCGCCAAAATGTTATATTGGGATATGATAAATTGGAAGTAGTACAACAATATCCACATCTCCTATTTGGCTCTGTAGAGCAAAGATGGGGTAATGTTCAAAAATGGTCCGATTTGGAAGCATTTTTAAGAGCAAATAGTGACAATGATGTTTC ACGACTTTCAAGCCGGCCGGTTGCTCATATGGCAGAGCTTACGCCTAAAGCCTGGGATGTTATAGTTAATAAATATGGAGGACTACGTAAAATGGCCGATCGCATCAATTGGCGTGTATCGCAATTGTATGCCAATGATTTGGCAACAAATGCAAACATTGTTGCAGTCGATTTTTATCGTGGCACCACTATCGTTGAGACCGCCTTGGATTGgaatagaagaaaaattgtatattaa
- the LOC142226419 gene encoding PI-PLC X domain-containing protein 1-like isoform X3 encodes MLTMSTEAATVVRGDNNDFWDLGSSRPDDNPSKLRLWLTISAQKRFLEISWINAPALEDDRIMLTSGEPRSFEKLKYIPTEKTPMAQFSNEEEDRSLAAKDEEEEGSGSLNFGTSTTAKPLSASLYNAEDIHYWISNNGTNKIVAALKPTANSLWFTTGVPFDYNLSKAVTIHTSCYGYWATYVSGDGTILASTCLRAFPRWMNEMKSIVGPLRFRDLFLPGSHDSGSYRLNFNPLNHENLVTKYSLCQDDDIRGQLMHGIRYLDIRVGYHRNTPEMFFINHGITRQRPLVEIIDQVKEFVEATNEIIIFGLKEFPVGFGKNLTVHHKLAHFLKEHFGELVVHPSATWRATLNDIWSRRQNVILGYDKLEVVQQYPHLLFGSVEQRWGNVQKWSDLEAFLRANSDNDVSRLSSRPVAHMAELTPKAWDVIVNKYGGLRKMADRINWRVSQLYANDLATNANIVAVDFYRGTTIVETALDWNRRKIVY; translated from the exons ATGTTAACAATGTCAACGGAGGCAGCAACTGTTGTGAGAGGTGACAACAATGATTTTTGGGACTTGGGTTCATCGCGGCCAGATGATAATCCCTCAAAATTGCGACTTTGGTTAACTATAAGTGCACAGAAACGTTTTCTGGAAATATCTTGGATTAATGCTCCAGCTCTAGAAGATGATAGGATTATGCTAACTTCAGGAGAACCCCGTAGCTTCGAAAAGTTAAAATATATTCCAACGGAAAAAACTCCAATGGCCCAGTTCAGTAATGAAGAAGAGGACAGATCATTGGCTGCGAAAGATGAGGAAGAGGAAGGCAGTGGCTCATTGAATTTTGGGACCTCCACTACAGCAAAACCCTTGTCGGCGTCATTATACAATGCCGAAGATATTCACTATTGGATATCTAATaatggtacaaataaaattgttgctgCTCTCAAGCCCACAGCAAATTCGTTATGGTTTACCACTGGTGTCCCTTTTGATTATAATCTTTCCAAAGCTGTAACAATACATACCTCCTGTTATGGTTATTGGGCTACCTATGTTAGTGGTGATGGTACGATTTTAGCTTCAACCTGTTTACGTGCCTTTCCTCGTTggatgaatgaaatgaaatctaTTGTGGGGCCTTTACGGTTTCGTGATCTATTTCTACCCGGTTCTCATGATTCAGGCTCTTATCGCCTAAATTTCAATCCCTTAAATCATGAAAATTTGGTTACGAAGTATTCTCTGTGTCAGGATGATGATATCCGTGGCCAATTGATGCATGGCATAAGATATTTGGATATACGTGTTGGTTATCATCGCAATACACCTGAGATGTTTTTCATTAACCATGGCATAACTCGACAAAGACCTCTTGTggaaataatcgaccaagtcaAGGAGTTTGTGGAAGCAACAAATGAAATTATCATATTTGGTCTAAAGGAGTTTCCAGTGG gttttggaaaaaatttaactgttcaTCATAAATTGGCACATTTTCTTAAGGAACACTTTGGCGAGTTAGTTGTCCATCCATCAGCAACATGGCGCGCTACTTTAAATGACATTTGGTCTCGTCGCCAAAATGTTATATTGGGATATGATAAATTGGAAGTAGTACAACAATATCCACATCTCCTATTTGGCTCTGTAGAGCAAAGATGGGGTAATGTTCAAAAATGGTCCGATTTGGAAGCATTTTTAAGAGCAAATAGTGACAATGATGTTTC ACGACTTTCAAGCCGGCCGGTTGCTCATATGGCAGAGCTTACGCCTAAAGCCTGGGATGTTATAGTTAATAAATATGGAGGACTACGTAAAATGGCCGATCGCATCAATTGGCGTGTATCGCAATTGTATGCCAATGATTTGGCAACAAATGCAAACATTGTTGCAGTCGATTTTTATCGTGGCACCACTATCGTTGAGACCGCCTTGGATTGgaatagaagaaaaattgtatattaa